CGGCGGCTTCCTCGGCCGGGCCGTGTCCGGCGCCCTGGCCGCGGCCTGGGGCTGGCGCGTCAGCTTCGTGGTGCTGGGGGTGAGCCTGCTGGCGGTGGCCGTCGGCCTCGTCCGCCTGCCCGGCGACGCCCCGCCACCGGCCTCCGGGCGCCGCACGGTGGGGCTCGGCGCGCTGCTGCGGCGGGCCGACCTGGCCCGCGCCTATGGCCTCATCTTCACCGTCTTCCTCGTCTTCGCCGCGATCATGAACTTCCTGCCGTTCCGGCTGACCGAACTGCGACCCGACGCGGATCCGGCCCGCATCGGGGCCATGTACGCGGGCTACGTCATGGGCGTCGTCTCCTCCCTGGCCGCGCCGGCCGTGGTGCGGCGCCTGGGCGGCGAGCGCCCGGCGATCCTGCTCGGACTCGGCGTGCTGGTGCTGGCCCTCGCCGGACTCGCCGCCGGGTCGGTGCCGGTGCTGGGAGCGAGCATGTTCGTGTTCTGCGGGGCCATGTTCCTGGTGCACGCCACCGCTTCCGGCCTCGTGAACCGGCTGGCGGCGGTGGACGAGCGCGGCCGGGCCAACGGTCTCTACGTGGCCTTCTACTACGGCGGCGGGGTGGTGGGCTCGTTCGCGCCCGGCTGGGTGTACCGCCACGGCGGATGGTCGGGCTTCCTGACGGCGCTGGCCGGGGTGGCGGTGGTGGCCTGGCTGGTGGCCCGGCGCCTGCCCGCGCGATTCGATCTGGCCGTGCCGGCCGAATTCGGCGACCATGTGCGCTGAATCATCACAGCGCCCCAGCACCCGGGAGTGGACATGCCGGAACTGATCGCTGCCCCCACCGTCATCCAGGCGGCGGGCAACAAGCCCAAGCTCATCGAGGAGTACGCCGGCCGGGTGAACAGCGGGCACACGTCCGTCAGCGTGGCCCGCATGGTCGGCCCCGAGGGCTGGATCGAGCCCGGACAGACGCCGGAGTTCGAGGAGATCACCGTGGTGCTGGCGGGGCTGCTGCGCGTCGAGCACGCGGACGGTCACCTCGATGTCCGCGCCGGCCAGGCGGTCGTCGCCCGGCCCGGCGAGTGGGTGCGCTATTCCTGCCCGGAACCGGGCGGGGCCGAGTACGTGGCGGTGTGCCTGCCGGCGTTCGCGCCGGACACGGTGCACCGCGACGAGGAGTGAGCCGAGTCGACGCAGCCCGTGGTCCGTCCCCTGCCGGCGGGCCCCGCAACAACCTGGACCGGGCATCCGCCCCCCAACCCGAACCGGAGACAGACCCATGACGCACATCGCCCGCAGATCCATCGCCCTGGCGCTGGTGACCCTCCTGGTCGCCGCCGCCGGATGCGCCAGCATGAGCAACCAGGACAAGGGAGTCCTCATCGGGGCCGGCAGCGGCGCCGCCATCGGCGGGGTCATCGGCAGCCAGTCCGGCAACACGGCCGTGGGCGCCATCCTCGGCGCCGCCATCGGCGGCGTGGCCGGCGGCCTCATCGGCGACTACATGGACGACCAGGCCGAGGAGATCCGGCGCGACCTCGACGGCGCCACCGTCGAGCGCATCGGCGAGGGCATCAAGATCACCTTCGACTCGGGGATCCTCTTCGACGTCGACCGCTCCGAACTGCAGCCGGCGGCGCGGACGAACCTGACCAAGCTGGCCGGGATCCTCAACAAGTACGACGACACGGAGATCCTCATCGAGGGCCACACCGACGCCACCGGCAGCGCCGAGCACAACATGGCGCTCTCGCGCAACCGGGCCGACTCGGTGGCCCGCTACCTCGAGGGGCAGCAGGTCATCCCGACCCGGTTCACCCTGATGGCCTACGGCGAGGAGCAGCCGATCGCCGACAACACCACGACGGCGGGCCGCGCGGCGAACCGGCGGGTCGAGCTGGCCATCATGGCCAACGACAAGCTGAAGAAGGAAGCGGAGCGGAAGGCCGGCTAGCCGGCTCCGGAGCCGGGGAGGTCGGAGTGGACCCGATCTCCCGCTGACGCTATCATGGGCGCGCGGCCGAACGGTCGCGCGCCGCCCGTTTCTGCGCCCCGCCCGGCGCCCGTGGCCACCGACGAAGAGGGAGCGATGAAGAGGATCACCAGCAGGATCAACCCCGCCGACGCCGCGTTCCGCGAGAACGACCGGCGCAACCGGGATCGGACCGCAGCCCTGCACGAGCTGCTGGCCGACATCCGGCAGGGGGGCAGCGACAAGGCCCGCGAGCGCCACACCTCGCAGGGCAAGCTGATGGTGCGTGACCGCATCGAGGCGCTGCTCGACCCCGGCTCGCCCTTCCTCGAGCTCTCCCCCCTGGCCGGACACGGACTCTACGACGGCGGCGCCAAGGCGGCGGGCCTGGTCACGGGCGTGGGGCAGGTGCACGGCCGTCAGGTGATGATCGTCGCGAACGACGCCACGGTGAAGGGCGGCAGCTACTATCCGGTCACGGTGAAGAAGCACCTGCGGGCGCAGGAGATCGCGCGCGAGAACCGGCTGCCCTGCGTCTACCTGGTGGACTCGGGCGGCGCCTTCCTGCCCATGCAGGACGAGGTCTTTCCCGACCGCGAGCACTTCGGCCGCATCTTCTACAACCAGGCGACCATGAGCGCCCTGGACATCCCCCAGATCAGCTGCGTCATGGGCCTGTGCACCGCCGGCGGCGCCTACGTGCCGGCCATGAGCGACGAAGTGGTGATCGTGAAGGACCAGGGCACGATCTTCCTCGGCGGACCGCCCCTGGTGAAGGCGGCCACCGGCGAGGAGGTCACGGCCGAGGAGCTGGGTGGCGGCGACGTGCACACGCGCATCAGCGGCGTGGCCGACCACCTCGCCAACGACGACGCCCACGCCCTGCGCCTGCTGCGCGACGTGGTCGAGAACCTGGGCCCGACCCACACCGCACGCACGCCCTGCGCCGTGCCCGAGGCGCCCCACTACGATCCGGACGAGCTGTACGGCGTGGTGAGCCACGACCCCAAACTGCCCTTCGACATCCGCGAGGTCATCGCCCGCATCGTCGACGGCAGTCGCATGCACGAGTTCAAGCCGCGCTACGGCACGACCCTGGTGACGGGGTTCGCGCGCATCCACGGCTACACCGTGGGGATCGTCGCCAACAACGGCATCCTGTTCAGCGCCGAGGCCCTCAAGGCGACCCATTTCATCGAGCTGTGCAACGCGCGGCGCATCCCGCTGGTCTTCCTGCAGAACATCACCGGCTTCATGATCGGCAGGCAGTACGAGCACGGTGGGATCGCGAAGGACGGCGCCAAGATGGTCAACGCCGTCAGCAACAGCACCGTGCCGAAGTTCACGGTCGTGGTCGGCGGCAGCTACGGCGCCGGCAACTACGGCATGTGCGGCCGCGCCTACCAGCCGCGCCTGCTGTTCATGTGGCCCCAGGCCAAGATCTCGGTCATGGGCGGCGAGCAGGCCGCGGGCGTGCTGCTGCAGGTGAAGAAGGACCAGCTGGCGCGCCACGGCGAAACCCTCAGCGCGGCGCAGGAGAAGGAGATCGTCGACCCGATCCTCGCCA
This window of the bacterium genome carries:
- a CDS encoding methylcrotonoyl-CoA carboxylase, producing the protein MKRITSRINPADAAFRENDRRNRDRTAALHELLADIRQGGSDKARERHTSQGKLMVRDRIEALLDPGSPFLELSPLAGHGLYDGGAKAAGLVTGVGQVHGRQVMIVANDATVKGGSYYPVTVKKHLRAQEIARENRLPCVYLVDSGGAFLPMQDEVFPDREHFGRIFYNQATMSALDIPQISCVMGLCTAGGAYVPAMSDEVVIVKDQGTIFLGGPPLVKAATGEEVTAEELGGGDVHTRISGVADHLANDDAHALRLLRDVVENLGPTHTARTPCAVPEAPHYDPDELYGVVSHDPKLPFDIREVIARIVDGSRMHEFKPRYGTTLVTGFARIHGYTVGIVANNGILFSAEALKATHFIELCNARRIPLVFLQNITGFMIGRQYEHGGIAKDGAKMVNAVSNSTVPKFTVVVGGSYGAGNYGMCGRAYQPRLLFMWPQAKISVMGGEQAAGVLLQVKKDQLARHGETLSAAQEKEIVDPILAKYEQEGHAYYSSARLWDDGVIDPVQTRDVLGLGLAMSLNAPIDDVRYGVFRM
- a CDS encoding MFS transporter: MLTTVLTISALYAPQPLLPVLQAAFGVSREAAAALTTVTFVPLALAPLAYGLLLERVPAARVLQVAVLALAASEFAFAAADDFAVLLVLRVVQGLLIPALLTAAMTFLSRRARTGGAPRALAVYVAATIVGGFLGRAVSGALAAAWGWRVSFVVLGVSLLAVAVGLVRLPGDAPPPASGRRTVGLGALLRRADLARAYGLIFTVFLVFAAIMNFLPFRLTELRPDADPARIGAMYAGYVMGVVSSLAAPAVVRRLGGERPAILLGLGVLVLALAGLAAGSVPVLGASMFVFCGAMFLVHATASGLVNRLAAVDERGRANGLYVAFYYGGGVVGSFAPGWVYRHGGWSGFLTALAGVAVVAWLVARRLPARFDLAVPAEFGDHVR
- a CDS encoding OmpA family protein, producing the protein MTHIARRSIALALVTLLVAAAGCASMSNQDKGVLIGAGSGAAIGGVIGSQSGNTAVGAILGAAIGGVAGGLIGDYMDDQAEEIRRDLDGATVERIGEGIKITFDSGILFDVDRSELQPAARTNLTKLAGILNKYDDTEILIEGHTDATGSAEHNMALSRNRADSVARYLEGQQVIPTRFTLMAYGEEQPIADNTTTAGRAANRRVELAIMANDKLKKEAERKAG
- a CDS encoding cupin, producing the protein MPELIAAPTVIQAAGNKPKLIEEYAGRVNSGHTSVSVARMVGPEGWIEPGQTPEFEEITVVLAGLLRVEHADGHLDVRAGQAVVARPGEWVRYSCPEPGGAEYVAVCLPAFAPDTVHRDEE